One Tolypothrix bouteillei VB521301 DNA window includes the following coding sequences:
- a CDS encoding pentapeptide repeat-containing protein, with the protein MNGKELLKRYAAGERDFSGVDLKGANLSGVHRRFDVGAYDEPYRQGITSDLSGINLSGADLSEANLRGVNLASANLSIVSTLFY; encoded by the coding sequence ATGAACGGTAAAGAATTGCTTAAACGTTACGCTGCCGGAGAGAGAGATTTTAGCGGGGTCGATCTCAAGGGAGCTAATCTTAGTGGTGTCCACCGTCGCTTTGATGTTGGGGCTTATGACGAACCCTATCGCCAGGGAATTACTTCCGATTTGAGCGGGATTAACCTCAGTGGTGCCGATTTGAGTGAGGCTAACTTGAGGGGAGTTAATTTGGCTTCCGCTAACTTGAGTATTGTTAGCACGCTCTTCTATTAA
- a CDS encoding aldehyde dehydrogenase family protein, with the protein MTATTSNRTTHATDNAPAPYTGLDRLFISGRWIAGRSEHKVRPINPYSQTTIMEIPAANEQDIDDAYRTAKEAQVEWAKALPSERSRVMQRAVEIMEARREEIVSWLIREAGSPRTKAMLEWQAAHDLMQQAVAIPYQAEGHLLPSDIPGKESRVYRQPVGVVGVVSPWDFALHLANRSIAPALALGNAVVQKPPSNTPISGGLILAKIYEEAGLPAGVFSVVAGPAHEIGDVFVGHSIPRVITFTGSTKAGRHIGKQAMDSPVMKRVSLELGGNSPLVVLDDADLELAVNAAVFGKFLNQGQICMSVNRLIVDRRVHDEFVDRFVHRVGNLKMGDPNDADTVIGPIVDRSQLDSLMKHIQAAHQDGARQRLGGDPDGLMLPPHIFVDVTNQMSVAREELFGPVAPIIKVRDEAEALQVANDTEYGLSSAVFTRDERRGLHFALQMEAGMTHINDQTVNDLPNAPFGGEKNSGIGRFGGSWAVAEFTTDRWVTVQRTPRTYAF; encoded by the coding sequence ATGACTGCAACGACTTCTAACCGAACAACCCACGCAACTGATAATGCACCTGCTCCTTACACGGGGTTAGATCGCCTGTTTATCAGTGGACGTTGGATAGCGGGGCGCTCCGAACACAAAGTACGCCCAATCAACCCATACAGCCAAACTACAATTATGGAAATTCCGGCGGCAAATGAGCAAGACATTGATGATGCCTACCGGACAGCTAAGGAAGCTCAGGTGGAGTGGGCTAAAGCGTTGCCAAGTGAGCGATCGCGTGTCATGCAGCGTGCTGTTGAGATTATGGAAGCTCGTCGTGAAGAGATCGTTTCTTGGTTGATCCGCGAAGCAGGTAGCCCTCGCACGAAAGCAATGCTGGAATGGCAGGCAGCGCACGATCTCATGCAACAAGCGGTTGCAATTCCCTATCAGGCTGAAGGTCATTTACTGCCTTCTGATATACCTGGTAAGGAAAGCCGGGTGTATCGTCAACCTGTGGGTGTGGTGGGGGTCGTCAGCCCGTGGGATTTTGCCCTACATCTTGCCAATCGCTCGATTGCCCCTGCTCTCGCCTTGGGTAATGCAGTTGTGCAAAAACCGCCCTCCAATACCCCCATTTCTGGCGGTCTCATCCTTGCCAAGATCTATGAAGAAGCCGGACTGCCTGCTGGCGTATTTAGCGTGGTTGCAGGTCCAGCACATGAAATTGGCGATGTTTTTGTTGGTCATTCTATTCCGCGTGTAATTACTTTTACCGGATCGACCAAGGCAGGTCGGCATATTGGAAAGCAGGCAATGGACAGCCCGGTTATGAAACGTGTGTCGCTGGAACTGGGTGGAAACAGTCCGTTGGTGGTATTGGACGATGCCGATTTGGAGTTAGCAGTGAATGCTGCCGTATTTGGCAAATTCTTGAACCAGGGTCAGATCTGCATGAGTGTAAATCGATTGATTGTAGATCGGCGGGTGCATGATGAGTTTGTCGATCGCTTTGTCCATCGCGTCGGCAATTTAAAGATGGGGGACCCAAATGATGCAGATACCGTAATTGGTCCGATTGTCGATCGATCTCAGTTAGATTCACTCATGAAGCACATTCAAGCAGCACATCAGGATGGTGCGCGTCAACGGCTCGGTGGCGATCCGGACGGGCTAATGCTACCACCGCATATTTTTGTCGATGTTACCAATCAGATGTCCGTGGCACGGGAGGAGTTGTTTGGGCCTGTCGCCCCCATTATTAAAGTCCGTGATGAGGCAGAAGCTTTGCAAGTTGCCAACGACACCGAGTATGGCTTATCGAGTGCCGTGTTTACCCGCGATGAGCGACGGGGACTGCATTTTGCGTTGCAAATGGAAGCAGGGATGACGCACATTAACGATCAGACGGTCAACGATCTTCCGAATGCTCCCTTTGGTGGTGAGAAGAATAGCGGCATCGGACGGTTTGGTGGTAGTTGGGCAGTTGCAGAGTTCACGACCGATCGTTGGGTGACAGTGCAACGTACTCCGCGTACCTATGCCTTCTAA
- a CDS encoding SDR family oxidoreductase: MQLKPINQQVVAIVGASSGIGRETARKFAKKGASLVVSARSQEGLESLVNEIANIGGKAIAVPAEVSEFEQVKAIADKAIQVYGKLDTWVHCAAVNLYATFEQTTPEEFKRVIDINLMGQVYGAMAALPHLKREGRGALIHISSVEARRSFPFHSAYGASKHGIDGFLEALRVELMHEKLPISVTNVMPASINTPLFNKSRTKLGVKPQGLPPFYQPEAVADAILYVAENPTRDIVVGDAGQVMNFLQRLSPQLMDALLVQIGFKLQKTSEPKTEDAPDNLIEPISGFNRVHGDFGEKTQPSVSTWLATHPTARWSIVALGTVALGVLAVQAFKNSALI, translated from the coding sequence ATGCAACTCAAGCCGATAAATCAGCAAGTTGTCGCAATTGTGGGAGCTTCTAGTGGCATCGGGCGGGAGACAGCTCGGAAATTTGCCAAAAAAGGAGCATCTCTGGTTGTGTCTGCTCGCAGCCAAGAGGGGCTAGAATCCTTAGTAAACGAAATAGCGAACATAGGTGGCAAAGCAATTGCTGTACCCGCTGAGGTGTCTGAGTTCGAGCAAGTTAAAGCTATTGCAGACAAAGCTATTCAAGTATATGGAAAGCTCGATACTTGGGTACACTGTGCTGCCGTCAATCTTTACGCTACCTTTGAGCAGACAACTCCAGAGGAATTTAAGCGCGTCATTGATATAAATTTAATGGGACAGGTGTACGGAGCGATGGCGGCATTACCTCATCTTAAACGCGAAGGGCGAGGGGCGCTGATTCATATTTCTTCAGTAGAAGCAAGGCGATCGTTTCCATTCCACAGTGCCTATGGTGCATCCAAGCATGGAATCGATGGTTTTTTAGAAGCTTTGCGGGTTGAGTTGATGCACGAAAAATTGCCCATTAGCGTCACTAATGTCATGCCCGCCTCAATTAACACGCCCTTGTTTAACAAATCCCGCACAAAGTTGGGTGTGAAACCGCAGGGGCTACCACCGTTCTATCAGCCAGAAGCTGTAGCAGACGCGATTCTTTATGTTGCTGAAAACCCAACGCGTGATATCGTCGTTGGCGATGCAGGACAAGTTATGAATTTCCTACAACGGCTTTCACCCCAGTTAATGGATGCTTTATTGGTGCAAATAGGGTTTAAGTTGCAAAAGACATCGGAACCCAAGACAGAAGACGCGCCTGACAATCTAATTGAGCCTATTTCAGGTTTCAATCGGGTTCATGGTGATTTTGGCGAAAAAACACAACCAAGCGTTTCTACGTGGTTAGCAACACATCCAACAGCAAGGTGGAGTATTGTAGCCTTAGGAACTGTAGCGTTGGGAGTGCTGGCAGTACAAGCCTTCAAAAATAGCGCACTGATTTAG
- a CDS encoding SDR family oxidoreductase, protein MVATHSQREQILDNYKLMNNRVVLITGASRGIGAATAKLLGRHGAAVGVNYYGSEEAAGQVVKAIESVGGQALAVKADVKDPQQVEVMVQQVAEAFGLIDTLVINANAGFPIAPFIDYRWEDFEAKLLGELKGAFFPCKAVVPSMIEQNRGSIIAVSSGLSRYPDRGFSAHSTAKSGLDAFIKSLALELGPHGIRANVVAPGLVLTDATAQLPQERKDASAQMVPLKRNALPEDIAGAILLLASEEARFISGAYLPVSGGLQML, encoded by the coding sequence ATGGTTGCTACACACTCTCAAAGGGAGCAAATTTTAGACAATTACAAATTGATGAACAATCGCGTCGTTCTGATTACAGGAGCAAGTCGCGGGATTGGTGCAGCCACTGCTAAATTGCTAGGACGTCACGGTGCCGCCGTTGGTGTTAATTATTATGGCAGTGAAGAAGCGGCTGGGCAAGTGGTGAAAGCGATTGAGTCAGTTGGAGGTCAGGCGCTAGCCGTTAAAGCAGATGTTAAAGATCCTCAACAAGTGGAAGTCATGGTGCAACAGGTTGCAGAGGCGTTTGGTCTCATTGATACGCTAGTTATCAATGCCAATGCTGGGTTTCCTATTGCTCCCTTCATAGACTATCGCTGGGAAGACTTTGAAGCAAAACTGCTTGGAGAACTCAAAGGTGCTTTTTTTCCTTGCAAGGCAGTTGTGCCATCCATGATTGAACAAAACCGGGGTTCCATCATTGCAGTCAGCAGTGGACTGTCTCGCTATCCCGATCGGGGGTTCTCTGCCCATAGCACGGCAAAATCTGGATTAGATGCCTTTATAAAAAGCCTTGCATTAGAACTAGGTCCTCACGGAATTCGTGCTAATGTCGTAGCACCAGGATTGGTGCTGACTGATGCAACGGCTCAGTTACCACAAGAGCGCAAAGACGCTTCTGCTCAAATGGTTCCATTGAAACGAAATGCACTGCCAGAAGATATTGCAGGTGCAATTTTGTTGTTAGCGTCAGAGGAAGCGAGATTTATCTCAGGGGCGTATTTACCTGTTAGTGGTGGTCTTCAGATGCTTTGA
- a CDS encoding IS630 family transposase yields MRSSQAATPRVQKLRVEYWEKVKEIEPENLVFLDETGVILGLARTHARSQKGTRVYEMKPFYRGAKVTVIGAISLKKVVALMTINNSMDSLAFEGFIEKFLLPQLWPGAVVVMDNLPAHKLASIEPMIESVGAKVLCLSPYSPDFNPIELWWSQLKSFLRTFSPTTTEMVDKVISVALDLMNPQHLKNWFTKCCYCTS; encoded by the coding sequence TTGCGGAGTAGCCAAGCAGCAACTCCAAGAGTTCAAAAACTCAGAGTAGAATATTGGGAAAAAGTCAAGGAGATAGAGCCAGAAAACTTGGTATTTTTAGATGAAACAGGGGTAATACTGGGTTTAGCAAGAACGCATGCACGTTCACAAAAGGGAACAAGAGTATATGAAATGAAGCCATTTTACCGGGGAGCAAAAGTTACGGTGATTGGAGCAATAAGTCTTAAAAAAGTTGTGGCATTAATGACAATAAATAACTCAATGGATAGCCTAGCTTTTGAAGGATTTATTGAGAAGTTCTTATTGCCTCAATTATGGCCGGGAGCAGTAGTAGTTATGGATAATTTACCGGCACATAAACTAGCATCAATCGAACCAATGATTGAATCTGTAGGTGCAAAAGTCTTGTGTTTATCTCCATATTCTCCTGATTTTAATCCCATTGAATTATGGTGGTCACAACTTAAATCTTTTTTACGTACTTTTTCTCCAACTACAACCGAAATGGTTGATAAAGTTATCTCTGTTGCTCTCGACTTGATGAATCCTCAACATTTAAAAAATTGGTTCACTAAGTGCTGTTATTGTACCTCATAA
- a CDS encoding ABC transporter ATP-binding protein yields the protein MDFETRGMHLKLERLKKSFGAKTVLRGLDLDIMPGEFVAIVGRSGCGKSTMLRLVAGLDAPTTGKVYLDGNQAHGRLNSKVRMMFQDARLLPWQRVLANVELGLFNSKSKVYAKQTALHVLRCVGLEDRAHEWPSVLSGGQRQRVALARALAGKPSLLLLDEPLGALDALTRIEMQQLLEDLWQEQKFTTLLITHDVEEAVVLADRVVLIENGAIALDQRIALPRPRARGNAVFAQTVEHILQRVMGQQQEQKSDRELVEVIN from the coding sequence ATGGATTTTGAAACTCGTGGAATGCATTTAAAACTGGAAAGGCTAAAGAAGTCCTTTGGGGCAAAAACAGTCTTAAGAGGATTGGACTTGGATATCATGCCAGGAGAGTTTGTAGCCATTGTAGGTCGCAGTGGCTGTGGTAAGAGTACAATGTTACGCCTAGTTGCAGGGCTGGATGCTCCCACGACAGGGAAAGTGTATCTAGATGGAAATCAAGCGCACGGTCGTCTTAATTCAAAGGTGCGAATGATGTTTCAGGATGCACGCCTTTTGCCTTGGCAGAGGGTACTGGCAAATGTGGAATTGGGTTTGTTTAATTCAAAATCTAAAGTGTATGCAAAACAGACTGCCTTGCACGTTCTTCGATGTGTAGGTCTTGAAGATCGCGCTCATGAATGGCCATCTGTGCTTTCCGGCGGACAGCGCCAACGGGTAGCTTTAGCAAGAGCATTAGCTGGTAAGCCCTCGTTATTACTTCTAGATGAACCTCTTGGAGCCTTAGATGCTCTTACCCGTATTGAAATGCAGCAATTGTTAGAAGATTTGTGGCAAGAACAGAAATTTACTACCCTCTTGATTACCCATGATGTCGAAGAAGCCGTTGTTCTGGCAGATCGAGTGGTATTAATTGAAAACGGGGCGATCGCATTGGATCAAAGAATAGCCCTTCCCCGCCCCAGAGCAAGAGGAAACGCAGTGTTTGCTCAGACAGTGGAACATATTCTGCAACGCGTGATGGGTCAGCAGCAAGAACAAAAAAGCGATCGCGAGCTAGTGGAAGTGATTAATTAG
- a CDS encoding nitroreductase family protein — MINNVVKNSLTADKTSDTQYPIEELLKQRWSPLAFSDRPVEPEKLCSVLEAARWAASSFNEQPWSFIVATKDNQTEFHCLLNCLAEGNQEWAKNAPVLIVSVAKLYFERNGVENRHAFHDVGTAEANLAIQATALGLFIHQMAGFDVPKVREVYDIAEGYEPVAAIALGYLGDPQTLSQRLLQRELAPRTRKPLEEFVFSSRWNQRSPLVKSH, encoded by the coding sequence ATGATAAACAATGTTGTTAAAAACAGTTTGACCGCAGACAAAACATCGGATACCCAATATCCAATCGAAGAATTGCTAAAGCAACGCTGGAGCCCTCTGGCTTTCTCAGATCGACCAGTTGAGCCGGAAAAATTGTGCAGTGTCTTAGAAGCAGCACGATGGGCAGCTTCTTCTTTCAATGAACAACCTTGGAGCTTTATTGTTGCTACTAAAGACAACCAGACTGAATTTCATTGTCTATTGAACTGTTTAGCAGAAGGAAATCAAGAGTGGGCGAAAAATGCCCCGGTGCTAATAGTTTCTGTAGCAAAGCTTTACTTTGAGCGCAATGGTGTGGAAAACCGACACGCATTTCACGATGTCGGAACGGCAGAAGCCAACCTGGCAATTCAAGCAACTGCATTGGGTTTATTTATCCATCAAATGGCAGGGTTTGACGTACCCAAAGTACGAGAGGTGTACGACATTGCTGAAGGATACGAGCCAGTTGCGGCAATTGCACTGGGTTATTTAGGAGATCCACAAACTCTATCCCAGAGGCTGCTGCAACGAGAGTTAGCCCCCCGTACTCGCAAGCCCTTAGAAGAATTTGTTTTCTCCAGCAGGTGGAACCAGCGCTCACCACTGGTCAAGAGCCATTAA
- a CDS encoding AraC family transcriptional regulator, with protein MASVNELPLVDLTRYPHPALSEHPILSSERSGWRGMFFNHYGHPAHKSPEFQCTQHIIGITGSGHSIASEHRIDGRAYTRYCQPGEVLFIPAEVRYSSNWQQAGNFSLIGFFPKFFEQIVHESVRVRRVELIPQIGLVDPFVQQVGLALKTDVEAGHPAGRVFGESLATGLVIHFLKNYSVWQPQFSSHSEGRLSEQQLQKVADYVHDRLNQDISLSEMAGVLNLSQYHFCRLFKQSTGVTPHQYLTRYRIDRAKQLLLNTELTITEITFELGFNNHSSFTRLFKQYTGVTPKTFRASR; from the coding sequence ATGGCTTCTGTGAATGAGCTACCGCTAGTAGATTTGACTAGATATCCTCATCCTGCGTTATCCGAGCATCCTATCTTGTCAAGTGAGCGATCGGGATGGCGAGGAATGTTTTTCAATCACTACGGTCACCCTGCTCATAAAAGCCCGGAATTTCAGTGTACGCAACACATTATTGGAATTACAGGGAGCGGGCATTCCATTGCGTCAGAGCATCGGATTGATGGTCGGGCGTACACTCGTTACTGCCAGCCAGGTGAAGTGCTTTTCATTCCTGCTGAAGTCCGGTATTCATCTAATTGGCAACAGGCAGGAAATTTTTCCTTAATTGGCTTTTTTCCCAAGTTTTTTGAGCAAATCGTCCATGAATCTGTTCGAGTCAGGCGGGTTGAACTGATTCCCCAGATTGGTCTAGTCGATCCCTTCGTTCAGCAAGTTGGGCTTGCTCTTAAGACTGATGTGGAAGCAGGACATCCAGCAGGAAGAGTCTTTGGTGAATCTTTGGCAACTGGGTTAGTTATTCACTTCCTCAAGAATTACTCGGTTTGGCAACCACAGTTTTCCTCTCATTCAGAAGGTCGTTTATCAGAGCAGCAATTGCAGAAAGTCGCGGACTACGTCCACGATCGCCTCAACCAGGATATTTCCTTGTCAGAGATGGCGGGAGTGTTGAACTTAAGCCAGTATCACTTCTGTCGTTTGTTTAAGCAGTCAACGGGCGTAACTCCCCATCAATATTTGACTCGATACAGGATTGACCGAGCAAAACAGCTGTTGTTAAATACGGAACTAACGATTACAGAAATTACCTTTGAACTTGGTTTCAACAATCACAGTTCTTTTACTCGCCTCTT
- a CDS encoding cytochrome P450, which produces MSYQKERLQNIPPGPQDVPIIGSLPNFQTDSLNFLLNLRREYGDVVRFRLGTRVLYLASHPNHIKHVLQDNNKNYRKSFGYRRLESFLGQGLLTSEDDLWRRERKLMQPAFHRDRIGAFSETMTHAIQAMLKRWKGFAERGEPINITNEMMRLTITIVCCTLFTTDISDEASDVGQALTIVLRHANNRISSLFALPENFPTEENARFQQALKTLDSVVYGLINERRQSGQDTGDLLSMLVFARDEETGETMSEKQLRDEVMTIFLAGHETTANALSWTWYLLSKHPEVERRLYAELSEVLGGRVPTLFDLKNLKYTQQVLNESMRLYPPAWEIGRESIGSDKFDDYDIPANSTVILSSYVTHRHPDFWENPEGFDPERFSPLASAGRPQYAYFPFGGGPRTCIGNNFALMEAQLAIADVAQRYRLELVPGHVVVPQPMITLRPRNGIFMTLRPRS; this is translated from the coding sequence ATGTCCTATCAAAAAGAACGTCTACAAAATATCCCTCCTGGTCCGCAAGATGTGCCAATTATTGGAAGCTTACCTAATTTTCAAACAGACTCGCTCAATTTTTTACTGAATTTAAGACGCGAGTATGGTGATGTTGTGCGCTTTAGGTTAGGAACTCGCGTTTTGTATTTAGCCAGCCATCCCAATCATATCAAGCACGTACTTCAAGATAACAATAAGAATTACCGCAAAAGCTTTGGTTATCGTAGGCTAGAATCTTTTTTAGGTCAAGGTTTGCTGACCAGTGAAGATGATTTGTGGCGGCGCGAGCGCAAGTTAATGCAACCTGCATTTCACCGGGATCGGATTGGTGCTTTTTCTGAAACAATGACACATGCAATTCAAGCAATGCTGAAACGGTGGAAAGGTTTTGCCGAACGTGGTGAACCAATTAACATTACTAATGAAATGATGCGCCTTACCATAACAATCGTCTGTTGCACGCTATTTACTACTGATATTAGCGATGAAGCCAGCGATGTCGGACAAGCGCTCACGATTGTTCTCAGACACGCTAACAATCGCATTAGTTCTTTGTTTGCTCTACCAGAAAACTTTCCTACCGAAGAAAATGCTCGCTTCCAACAAGCACTCAAAACTCTGGATAGTGTTGTTTATGGCTTAATTAACGAGCGGCGACAGTCTGGTCAAGATACTGGCGACTTGCTATCGATGCTGGTGTTTGCTCGCGATGAAGAAACTGGCGAGACGATGAGCGAAAAACAACTTCGCGATGAGGTCATGACAATTTTCCTCGCCGGACATGAAACAACCGCGAATGCTTTGTCTTGGACTTGGTATTTGCTGTCTAAGCATCCAGAAGTGGAACGTCGTTTGTATGCCGAGTTGAGCGAGGTGCTTGGCGGACGTGTTCCCACTTTATTTGATTTAAAAAATTTAAAATACACTCAACAGGTGCTAAACGAATCGATGCGGTTGTATCCACCTGCTTGGGAAATCGGACGCGAAAGTATTGGTTCAGACAAATTTGACGACTATGATATTCCCGCCAATTCCACGGTTATTTTGAGTTCTTACGTGACTCATCGACATCCAGATTTTTGGGAGAATCCCGAAGGTTTTGACCCAGAACGGTTTTCGCCTCTAGCTTCTGCTGGTCGTCCGCAATATGCTTACTTTCCGTTTGGTGGTGGACCACGGACTTGTATTGGTAATAATTTTGCCTTAATGGAAGCCCAGTTAGCGATCGCTGACGTTGCCCAAAGGTATCGTTTAGAGCTAGTACCCGGTCATGTTGTGGTTCCACAACCAATGATAACTTTGCGACCACGCAACGGTATTTTCATGACTTTACGCCCGCGAAGTTAG
- a CDS encoding SDR family NAD(P)-dependent oxidoreductase, producing MNANYQNLLILTAAIIGTLLSSLLLDRWWRERIYNLNGKTVLITGGSRGLGLVLARQLVQAGVRLAICARDTTELERARTELEQRGAEVLALPCDVTDRTQVEQMVQQVRDRSKAIDILINNAGTDIVGPMDDMTMEDYDDTMKLHFWAPLYTTYAVLPSMRQRQAGRIVNISSIGGKVVSPHMVAYCASKFALTGLSEGMRTELAKEGIAVTTVCPGFIRTGVVEHVIVKGQHRKEFAWFSIADSLPFISTSAENVARQTIAAARRGDAELIVPLPAWISAKFYALFPGLFSNLLSFVNWLLPASGGIGKERAFGKDSHSFLSPSWLTYSSFRCYEVQLVLIKSKDNTVMKAYSVDIREKIVAAHIEEKISIRQVALRFAVSKSLVQKLVKQQKSHGNLQPLKPGKPRFSHLTNAELELRELVSENPDATIVEFCELFAAKTGNWVSQTAMCRSLQKLGLNRKKKHCGVAKQQLQEFKNSE from the coding sequence ATGAATGCAAACTATCAGAATTTACTTATTCTTACAGCAGCCATCATCGGTACATTGCTAAGTTCGCTTTTGTTAGATCGCTGGTGGCGGGAAAGAATATACAATCTAAATGGCAAGACCGTACTCATTACAGGGGGTTCACGGGGGTTAGGTCTGGTTCTGGCACGTCAGTTGGTTCAAGCAGGAGTAAGGTTGGCAATCTGTGCGCGTGACACAACAGAACTGGAACGGGCGCGTACTGAGCTAGAACAACGAGGCGCAGAGGTTCTGGCTTTGCCTTGTGATGTGACAGATCGAACCCAGGTTGAGCAGATGGTGCAGCAAGTACGCGATCGCTCCAAAGCGATCGACATCCTGATTAACAATGCAGGTACTGACATTGTGGGTCCAATGGATGACATGACGATGGAGGACTACGACGACACAATGAAGTTGCATTTTTGGGCACCGCTTTACACCACTTATGCCGTTCTACCGTCCATGCGACAACGGCAGGCTGGACGGATTGTTAATATTTCTTCGATTGGTGGTAAAGTCGTTTCCCCACATATGGTGGCCTATTGTGCCAGTAAGTTTGCCTTAACCGGTCTATCCGAAGGGATGCGGACAGAACTGGCAAAAGAAGGGATTGCTGTCACAACCGTATGTCCCGGTTTCATCCGCACAGGCGTTGTGGAGCATGTCATTGTGAAAGGTCAGCACCGTAAAGAGTTTGCCTGGTTCAGTATTGCCGATTCATTGCCCTTCATTTCGACCAGCGCTGAGAATGTTGCTCGCCAAACCATAGCGGCGGCTCGACGGGGTGATGCAGAATTGATTGTGCCGCTTCCAGCTTGGATTTCTGCTAAGTTCTATGCTCTGTTTCCAGGGTTATTTTCCAATCTACTCAGTTTCGTAAATTGGTTGCTACCTGCATCGGGTGGCATTGGTAAAGAGCGTGCTTTTGGAAAAGACAGCCACTCATTTTTGTCGCCCTCTTGGTTAACTTACAGCAGTTTCCGATGTTATGAGGTACAGTTAGTATTAATAAAATCAAAAGATAATACTGTCATGAAAGCATATTCAGTAGATATTCGAGAAAAAATAGTGGCAGCGCATATTGAGGAAAAAATCTCGATTCGTCAAGTAGCACTCAGATTTGCAGTGAGCAAAAGTTTAGTACAAAAGCTAGTAAAGCAACAAAAAAGTCATGGTAATTTACAACCATTAAAACCGGGTAAGCCACGATTTAGTCATCTGACAAATGCGGAATTAGAGTTAAGAGAACTAGTGTCAGAGAATCCGGATGCAACAATAGTGGAATTCTGTGAATTATTTGCGGCAAAGACAGGTAATTGGGTGAGTCAGACGGCAATGTGTCGTTCTTTACAAAAATTAGGATTAAATCGCAAAAAAAAACATTGCGGAGTAGCCAAGCAGCAACTCCAAGAGTTCAAAAACTCAGAGTAG